The Zygosaccharomyces rouxii strain CBS732 chromosome A complete sequence genome window below encodes:
- a CDS encoding MDR family MFS transporter (similar to uniprot|P38358 Saccharomyces cerevisiae YBR293W VBA2 Permease of basic amino acids in the vacuolar membrane) produces MDGEIAQPLLTRTVSSSNKQTNADKINQHYLSISHSDVGEYREEPNDDEQGDLDDETTPLSRIPHLWLIEAALYTNVFLSGFDSTVTASTYQTIGNEFNHMDLSSWITASYLITSTSFQPLYGSFSDVLGRRKCLFFASMIFSIGCLGCGISINILWLSFMRAFTGIGGGGLITLSTIVNSDMIPTSKRGIFQAFQNLLLGLGAICGASFGGVITSSIGWRWCFLLQVPISLAGALIGHLYVRNQDEYERRKSKESSQTKEMLKHIDFSGAFLIIIGLTLQLVYLSLGSAADESGNTWSSPGLSAVLVASFIVLVLFVLTEERTSARAIIPSKLVRSLFSFLVLTISVLVGFASYAYLFTLPLFFQVILGDSTAKAGLRLAIPSVFTPVGGLIAGICMSKFNCLQTLLYVGIAFMCLGNFLFLYIGADATDSLIGFFLIPANLGQGITFPSSLFTFIFAFSKIDQATATSTLYLFRSIGSVWGVTGSAGIVQFCFSHHLEKALEGLLDERKIRKLIKKITSNTSYIKELEGPVKVAVIESFDTATKKVHLISTSFCLVALILCVIKDVFKPKTTKS; encoded by the coding sequence ATGGATGGTGAGATTGCACAGCCTCTACTGACCAGAACGGTGTCTAGTTCAAACAAGCAGACAAATGCCGATAAAATCAATCAACATTATTTGTCCATCAGCCATTCAGACGTTGGAGAATATAGAGAGGAACCCAATGATGACGAACAAGGAGACCTTGATGACGAGACTACTCCTTTGTCCCGCATTCCGCATTTATGGCTCATTGAAGCAGCGTTGTACACAAACGTTTTTTTATCAGGTTTCGACAGCACCGTTACGGCATCTACATACCAAACCATTGGAAATGAGTTCAATCATATGGACCTTTCTAGTTGGATCACGGCTTCCTATTTGATTACTTCCACATCATTTCAGCCATTATATGGGTCATTCTCTGATGTTTTGGGTCGGCGAAAATGTCTATTCTTTGCAAGCATGATTTTTTCGATAGGTTGTTTGGGCTGTGGCATTTCAATTAATATCCTTTGGTTAAGTTTTATGAGGGCTTTCACTGGTATAGGTGGTGGCGGTTTGATCACATTGTCTACCATTGTCAATTCGGACATGATACCAACTTCTAAAAGAGGGATTTTCCAAGCTTTTCAGAACTTGCTCCTGGGGTTAGGTGCTATTTGTGGAGCTTCATTTGGGGGTGTGATAACCTCTTCCATCGGTTGGAGATGGTGTTTTCTATTACAGGTTCCGATTTCTCTAGCCGGCGCTTTAATTGGTCACCTTTATGTCAGAAACCAGGATGAATACGAAAGGAGAAAATCAAAGGAGTCTTCTCAGACTAAAGAGATGCTTAAGCATATCGATTTCTCAGGTGCGTTTTTGATCATCATCGGATTGACATTACAGTTAGTCTACTTGAGTCTTGGAAGTGCTGCAGATGAATCTGGAAACACTTGGAGTAGCCCGGGATTATCTGCCGTATTGGTAGCTAGCTTTATCGTTTTGGTATTGTTTGTTCTTACGGAAGAAAGAACCAGTGCCAGGGCCATTATTCCTTCGAAATTAGTCAGGAGTTTATTCAGTTTTCTGGTGTTAACAATAAGCGTCCTCGTTGGGTTTGCAAGTTATGCGTACCTTTTCACCTTACCTTTATTTTTCCAGGTTATTCTTGGCGATTCGACTGCAAAAGCAGGCTTAAGGTTAGCTATTCCATCAGTTTTCACACCAGTCGGTGGACTTATTGCTGGCATTTGCATGAGTAAGTTTAATTGTTTGCAAACATTGCTGTATGTCGGAATCGCTTTTATGTGTTTGGGGAactttttattcttataCATAGGAGCCGACGCTACGGATTCGCTAATAGGCTTCTTCTTGATTCCAGCAAATCTGGGACAAGGTATAACTTTCCCCAGCAGTTTGTTCACTTTCATTTTCGCCTTTTCGAAAATCGACCAAGCTACTGCCACTTCGACGCTTTATTTATTCAGGAGTATCGGATCAGTTTGGGGAGTAACAGGCTCAGCTGGGATTGTTCAATTCTGTTTTAGTCACCACTTGGAAAAGGCCCTGGAAGGATTATTGGATGAAAGAAAGATAAGGAAGTTGATAAAAAAGATTACTTCTAATACTTCGTACATCAAGGAGCTTGAGGGGCCAGTAAAGGTGGCGGTGATCGAAAGTTTCGACACAGCAACTAAAAAGGTTCACCTAATCTCTACTTCTTTTTGCCTGGTTGCACTTATCTTGTGCGTAATTAAGGACGTTTTCAAACCTAAAACCACTAAATCGTAA
- a CDS encoding uncharacterized protein (no similarity), giving the protein MSNKKKSKSKASESHKRGGRENSPRGQHNSLSPQRGNSISDQQGSENSGTGSGTNGIKLAARLFRNPLFSKRGFKHAKEGLKSERTGDSISGVRCFGSFFLFVYPFLLIGYCIHGFLAGDINSKSAFLYGIPLCIAVPYCIRYLDDVDTLLSSIFEIGEKSLLGYFADPVIREFLLTVFEIAGLIYKCIESSQKSRIYVWRIVGFVLYLVGHTLLILERKKRPGSVADASA; this is encoded by the coding sequence ATGTccaacaaaaagaagagtaagAGTAAGGCCAGCGAGAGCCACAAGCGTGGTGGAAGAGAGAACAGTCCTCGTGGACAACATAACTCTCTCTCTCCACAAAGAGGCAACAGTATCTCTGATCAGCAAGGAAGCGAGAACAGCGGTACTGGCTCTGGAACAAACGGGATCAAATTAGCCGCTCGCTTGTTTCGCAATCCAttgttttccaaaagaggGTTCAAACATGCAAAAGAGGGATTAAAAAGTGAGAGAACAGGTGACTCAATAAGCGGAGTAAGGTGTTTTGGTagcttctttctcttcGTTTACCCGTTTCTTTTGATAGGATACTGTATCCACGGTTTCCTAGCTGGGGACATCAATAGCAAAAGTGCTTTTTTGTATGGCATTCCATTATGCATTGCTGTTCCTTATTGCATACGTTACTTGGATGATGTGGATACATTGCTTTCAAGCATATTTGAGATTGGGGAGAAGAGTTTGCTCGGATATTTCGCAGACCCGGTAATTAGAGAGTTCCTCTTAACTGTTTTTGAGATTGCCGGACTCATTTATAAATGCATTGAGAGTAGCCAAAAGTCGCGAATCTATGTATGGAGAATTGTGGGTTTTGTTCTCTATCTCGTAGGACATACTTTGCTaatattggaaagaaagaaaagaccAGGATCGGTAGCGGATGCTTCGGCATGA
- a CDS encoding uncharacterized protein (similar to uniprot|P43548 Saccharomyces cerevisiae YFL055W AGP3 Low-affinity amino acid permease may act to supply the cell with amino acids as nitrogen source in nitrogen-poor conditions transcription is induced under conditions of sulfur limitation) gives MGWTDINILTKGKGDDASCESYTSSGITPDQIETGEGKNHNASLYDPKTGVKRALKDRHISLLALGGIIGPGCLVGAGNALAKGGPLALLLGFSIIGIIAFTIMESIGEMITLYPSGGGFTTLARRFHSDSLSAVCGYAYIVVFFAVMANEYNTLSSIFQFWGPQVPLYGYILIFWAAFQAFQMAGVGAFGEIEYWLSWFKILGLVAFYIFSTIYISGGIKDRPAFGFHYWNNPGALSHGFKGIAEVFVFCSTFYSGTESVAYSASESKNPNRAIPLAIRQTFWRILVVYIGIGFFYGVTVPYNDHNLNAGTKALKSPISIAITRAGWEGGTHLVNAFILVTCISAINGSLFIGSRTITNLAHEGLAPKFLAWTDRRGVPIPAITLFNALGLVSLMNVSVGASTAYSYIVNLSGVGVFIVWGTIGLTHLRFRKAWIKQGRTVKELPYKALFYPYTQIIGIAANIFLALIQGWTSFVPFKAGDFVDAYVLLPAAAVLYIGISLLKTHSFKTVDLLTIDLDEGRRVDLDATFVDEDEDELDGEQDTNGEKFSKGKSYREKITRFFA, from the coding sequence ATGGGTTGGACGGATATTAATATTTTAACCAAAGGAAAAGGCGATGATGCTTCGTGCGAATCATATACTTCTTCTGGTATAACGCCGGATCAAATCGAAACTGGCGAGGGGAAGAACCATAACGCTTCTCTTTATGATCCGAAAACTGGTGTCAAAAGAGCCCTCAAAGATAGACACATATCGCTATTGGCTCTCGGTGGTATCATAGGACCTGGTTGTCTTGTTGGAGCAGGTAATGCTCTCGCGAAAGGTGGACCTCTAGCGCTTTTGCTTGGCTTTAGCATCATCGGTATTATAGCTTTCACAATTATGGAATCCATAGGTGAAATGATTACCTTGTATCCATCGGGTGGTGGATTTACTACTCTTGCGAGAAGGTTTCATAGCGATAGTTTGTCTGCCGTTTGCGGATATGCATATATCGTTGTTTTTTTTGCAGTGATGGCCAATGAGTATAATACACTTTCCTCTATTTTTCAGTTCTGGGGACCTCAAGTTCCACTATACGGTTATATTCTAATTTTTTGGGCGGCATTTCAGGCTTTTCAGATGGCTGGTGTTGGCGCTTTTGGGGAAATAGAATATTGGCTTTCGTGGTTCAAAATATTAGGTTTGGTGGCTTTCTACATATTCTCCACCATTTATATTTCCGGCGGTATCAAAGATAGACCAGCATTTGGATTTCACTATTGGAATAACCCGGGTGCGTTATCCCATGGATTCAAGGGAATTGCAGAGGTTTTTGTATTTTGTTCGACTTTTTACTCAGGAACTGAATCTGTGGCTTACTCAGCCAGTGAGTccaaaaatccaaatagAGCCATTCCTCTGGCCATTAGACAAACTTTCTGGAGAATCTTGGTGGTTTACATTGGTATAGGTTTTTTTTACGGTGTAACAGTTCCGTACAATGATCATAATCTTAACGCCGGCACGAAAGCTCTAAAGTCcccaatttcaattgctATTACTAGAGCAGGTTGGGAAGGTGGTACGCACCTGGTTAATGCATTCATTCTGGTAACTTGTATATCTGCTATCAATGGGTCACTTTTCATCGGAAGCAGAACCATTACGAATCTAGCGCATGAAGGTTTGGCGCCAAAATTCTTAGCATGGACTGATAGAAGAGGTGTTCCTATCCCAGCAATCACCTTGTTCAATGCTTTGGGTTTAGTATCGCTGATGAATGTTAGTGTGGGGGCATCAACTGCTTATTCATATATCGTGAACCTTTCCGGTGTTGGTGTATTTATTGTGTGGGGTACTATTGGGTTGACGCATTtaagatttagaaaagcGTGGATTAAACAGGGAAGAACGGTCAAGGAACTTCCGTATAAGGCATTATTCTACCCATACACACAAATTATCGGTATAGCTGCCAATATTTTCCTTGCTTTGATCCAGGGGTGGACTTCGTTTGTTCCATTTAAAGCCGGTGACTTTGTGGATGCGTATGTGTTATTACCTGCTGCCGCCGTTCTGTACATCGGGATATCCCTATTAAAAACCCACAGTTTCAAAACCGTTGACCTACTCACTATAGACTTGGATGAAGGCAGAAGAGTAGATTTGGATGCAACCTTtgtggatgaagatgaagatgaattagacGGGGAGCAGGATacaaatggtgaaaaattctcCAAGGGTAAAAGTTACAGAGAGAAAATTACCAGATTTTTTGCCTGA
- a CDS encoding aldo/keto reductase (highly similar to uniprot|Q02895 Saccharomyces cerevisiae YPL088W Putative aryl alcohol dehydrogenase transcription is activated by paralogous transcription factors Yrm1p and Yrr1p along with genes involved in multidrug resistance), translating into MGSIKPVKLGNSGLKISPILVGCMSYGSKKWQEWVIEDKQEVFKILKHCYDSGLRTFDTADFYSNGISERLLGEFLKTYNINRETVVILSKVFYPVDDTMELNPSFDSVENELNLSNQRGLSRKHILAGVSNSVRRLGTYIDVLQIHRLDHDTPMKEIMRALNDVVERGDARYIGASSMLATEFAELQFIAEKYDWFQFISSQSCYNLLYREDERELIPFAKKHNIGLIPWSPNARGLLTRPLRQTTERSKKDWGFKVVKLDKLEDSDREIISRVEAIGKEKGVSMAAVSMAWVLHKGCYPIVGLNSVERVDEAKEALSIKLTDDEILHLEEPYKTKASLF; encoded by the coding sequence ATGGGTTCGATCAAACCAGTAAAGTTGGGGAATTCTGGCTTGAAGATATCACCAATTTTAGTTGGCTGTATGTCATatggttcaaagaaatgGCAAGAATGGGTTATAGAAGATAAACAAGAGGTCTTTAAGATTTTGAAACACTGTTATGATAGTGGACTACGGACGTTCGATACTGCAGATTTTTACTCTAATGGAATAAGTGAGAGATTACTGGGGGAGTTCTTGAAAACTTACAATATTAATAGGGAAACAGTGGTCATACTGAGTAAGGTGTTCTACCCTGTCGACGACACAATGGAGCTGAATCCATCATTTGATTCAGTCGAAAATGAATTAAACCTATCAAACCAGCGTGGTCTATCGAGAAAACATATACTTGCAGGTGTAAGCAATTCAGTCAGGAGGTTGGGTACATATATAGATGTGCTACAAATTCACAGATTGGATCATGACACTCCAATGAAGGAGATAATGAGGGCCCTTAATGATGTTGTGGAAAGGGGTGACGCTAGATACATCGGCGCTTCTTCCATGCTGGCTACCGAATTTGCTGAATTGCAATTTATTGCCGAAAAATACGACTGGTTTCAGTTTATATCCTCCCAATCGTGCTATAATTTGCTATATCGTGAGGACGAAAGAGAATTGATTCCTTTTGCCAAAAAACATAATATTGGACTGATTCCATGGTCACCTAATGCCAGAGGCCTATTAACTCGTCCTCTTCGTCAGACGACTGAGAGATCCAAGAAAGATTGGGGGTTTAAAGTCGtaaaattggataaacTAGAGGATAGTGACAGGGAAATTATTAGTCGTGTGGAGGCAATAGGCAAAGAGAAAGGGGTTTCCATGGCTGCCGTATCAATGGCATGGGTGCTGCATAAAGGTTGCTATCCTATTGTTGGTCTGAACTCTGTTGAACGAGTGGACGAAGCAAAGGAGGCTCTCAGTATAAAGCTTACcgatgatgaaatattGCATCTTGAGGAACCATATAAAACAAAGGCTTCGCTCTTttaa
- a CDS encoding SDR family oxidoreductase (similar to uniprot|P40579 and to YIR036C uniprot|P40580 Saccharomyces cerevisiae, Hypothetical ORFs), with protein sequence MVKSVIVTGVSRGIGRSIVEQIIGAGENAVVTGIARSESSLKSLKEQFGDKFFYVVGDVTDKNAASALVQEALNKTGKIDAVVANAGVLEPVQTVQKADVDGWKQLFDVNFFSVLSLATLAMPHLIKSQGNLVLVSSDACNMWFSGWGAYGASKAALNHLALTISKECDGVKAIAVAPGVVDTSMQDSIRENYGPSGMTPEAQKLFNDFKANGVLLDVKIPARVYANLALQGIPNELNGEYVSYDDKRLG encoded by the coding sequence ATGGTTAAATCTGTGATTGTAACTGGTGTGTCAAGAGGTATTGGTAGATCCATAGTGGAACAGATTATTGGTGCTGGAGAGAATGCCGTTGTAACCGGTATCGCTAGGTCCGAAAGttcattgaaaagtttGAAAGAACAGTTTGGTGACAAGTTCTTCTATGTGGTTGGTGATGTTACAGATAAAAATGCTGCTAGTGCATTAGTACAAGAGGCATTAAACAAGACCGGTAAGATTgatgctgttgttgctaATGCCGGTGTATTGGAACCTGTCCAAACTGTACAAAAGGCTGACGTTGATGGCTGGAAGCAATTATTCGATGTGAATTTCTTCAGTGTGCTTTCTCTGGCCACACTGGCTATGCCACACTTGATTAAAAGCCAGGGAAACTTGGTTCTCGTCAGCTCTGATGCCTGCAACATGTGGTTCAGTGGTTGGGGTGCTTATGGTGCGTCAAAGGCAGCTTTAAATCATTTGGCGCTCaccatttcaaaagagtGTGATGGCGTCAAGGCCATCGCCGTGGCTCCAGGTGTGGTAGATACTAGCATGCAAGATAGCATTAGGGAGAACTATGGCCCTAGTGGTATGACACCGGAAGCACAAAAGTTATTCAACGATTTCAAAGCCAATGGGGTTCTTTTAGATGTCAAAATTCCAGCAAGAGTTTATGCTAATTTAGCCCTCCAGGGAATTCCTAACGAATTGAACGGTGAATACGTGAGCTACGACGACAAGAGATTGGGTTAA
- a CDS encoding uncharacterized protein (similar to uniprot|P40445 Saccharomyces cerevisiae YIL166C) — protein MGIRQLISQQEVEQKSDEDKQYITEDIEQLSTDSSIDASSNVFADPEIANYYSSIYENSQYECRHLFDPDFTWTRKEEKRVIKKNDWYVTFWTFLMFTALDFDRSNISQALSDNMLENLNLTTNDYNTANTINLVCFLAAELPSQLISKKIGADVWIPTQMCLWSIVSVCQASMTTKSGFYATRALLGALQGGFICDVCLWMSYFFTSKELPFRLSLFYIANPMTSVWSSLLSFGLLKIKTGGLMNQSWRWLFLVEGLFTLLIGIMSFLKMPPSPAQTKAWYRKKGWYTDREEKIVVNRVLRDDPTKGDMHNRQPVSPKELLKTLLDYDLLPIYIVRFLGDIGSSPVSTYMTLTLRKLGFSTYKTNALSIPYNVLSVITMLLAGYFSEIVNQRSLIIMGTPIWILACLFPLRFWPGSQVNTWGTYALLTVLLGHAPIWPLSISWCSANSNSVRTRAVSAAMVNIYSQAAGIVSANIYRTPDKPLYHKGNDALIGIAFGTIAACLFTKFYYIYRNKQKDKIWNAFTEEEKLRYTIETTDDGNKRLDFRFVH, from the coding sequence ATGGGAATACGCCAGTTAATCTCTCAGCAGGAAGTGGAACAAAAAAGCGATGAGGATAAACAATATATTACTGAAGACATTGAGCAGTTGAGCACTGATTCAAGTATCGATGCTTCAAGTAATGTTTTCGCAGATCCGGAAATCGCTAATTATTATTCATCGATATATGAGAACTCTCAATATGAGTGTCGCCACTTGTTTGATCCAGATTTTACGTGGACTcggaaagaagaaaagcGTGTgattaaaaaaaatgacTGGTACGTTACCTTTTGGACGTTTCTTATGTTTACCGCGCTCGATTTTGATAGAAGTAATATATCGCAAGCCCTTTCTGACAATATGTTGGAAAACCTGAATTTGACAACAAATGATTATAATACAGCGAATACAATCAATCTGGTTTGTTTCCTAGCTGCCGAACTTCCATCGCAGCTTATTTccaaaaaaattggtgCTGATGTTTGGATTCCAACGCAAATGTGCCTTTGGAGTATTGTGTCGGTATGTCAAGCTTCCATGACTACAAAATCTGGGTTTTATGCGACAAGGGCACTTTTAGGGGCATTACAGGGAGGATTCATTTGCGATGTTTGCCTTTGGATGAGCTATTTCTTTACCTCCAAGGAATTACCTTTCAGGCTTTCTCTATTCTACATCGCTAACCCTATGACATCAGTTTGGTCCAGTTTGCTTTCTTTTGGTCTATTGAAAATTAAAACGGGTGGACTCATGAACCAGTCTTGGAGATGGCTATTTCTGGTTGAAGGTCTTTTCACATTGCTGATTGGCATCATGTCTTTCTTGAAAATGCCCCCATCACCTGCCCAAACAAAAGCATGGTATAGGAAAAAAGGATGGTACACTGATCgggaggaaaaaattgtcGTAAACAGAGTATTGAGGGACGATCCGACTAAGGGAGATATGCATAATCGTCAACCAGTCAGCCCTAAGGAGCTCCTCAAAACACTGTTGGATTATGATCTGCTGCCAATATATATAGTGAGATTCCTGGGGGATATTGGATCATCACCAGTGAGCACCTATATGACTTTGACTCTTCGAAAGCTTGGGTTTAGTACTTACAAAACAAACGCGCTGTCGATTCCATATAATGTTCTCTCTGTCATCACCATGTTGCTAGCTGGATATTTTTCTGAAATAGTAAACCAGAGGTCACTTATTATAATGGGAACTCCAATATGGATTTTGGCATGTCTCTTTCCTCTAAGGTTCTGGCCTGGCTCTCAAGTGAACACCTGGGGAACATACGCCTTGCTAACGGTTTTATTGGGACACGCACCTATATGGCCTCTCAGTATAAGTTGGTGCTCtgcaaattcaaattcagtGAGGACACGCGCTGTCTCGGCGGCTATGGTAAACATTTACTCACAAGCTGCCGGTATTGTTTCCGCAAATATTTACAGAACGCCGGATAAACCGCTCTATCACAAAGGTAACGATGCTTTGATTGGTATCGCATTCGGGACTATTGCGGCCTGTCTTTTCACGAAGTTTTATTACATTTATCGTAATAAGCAAAAGGATAAGATTTGGAATGCCTTCACTGAGGAGGAAAAACTCAGATACACAATAGAGACGACTGACGATGGAAATAAAAGATTGGATTTCAGGTTTGTTCACTGA
- a CDS encoding uncharacterized protein (some similarities with uniprot|Q70DG7 Saccharomyces cerevisiae YHL044W Putative integral membrane protein member of DUP240 gene family), translating into MSMISYEGERDLEKCEQTFEEEEIELPEDSTGGKLTYFLAPYFFEKTWLYDIITSLSAALLSSVTPLVYFSLCDFYHDPLESELSDFLSPLWMIIHCFLCFMMLFVNFIDHRKKVNIETKALQKLLKEVGEMDLTGDPVAWRRIASRVNHFSEETGYRYSLFCSGEHCMRFFVREIVKPIECQTYDIRCYYERERYRNFWKNPSNKALTERALANYNNSVENFGELLHTTEKDKFRHGIFEKFLNIFSTSILYLGAIEFASFMIMMLTFIISMIAWIIFHPFATA; encoded by the coding sequence ATGAGTATGATAAGTTACGAAGGAGAAAGggatttagaaaagtgTGAGCAGACGtttgaagaggaggaaataGAATTACCAGAGGACAGTACTGGCGGAAAGTTGACATACTTTCTTGCCCCATATTTCTTCGAGAAAACATGGTTATATGACATTATCACTTCTCTTTCAGCTGCACTTTTGTCATCGGTTACACCATTAGTGTATTTTAGTCTGTGTGACTTTTATCACGATCCACTCGAATCAGAACTTTCAGACTTTTTATCTCCCTTATGGATGATCATTCATTGCTTCCTATGCTTTATGATGCTTTTTGTGAACTTTATTGACCATAGGAAAAAGGTTAATATTGAGACAAAAGCGCTCCAAAAGTTACTGAAGGAAGTCGGTGAAATGGACCTGACCGGGGATCCAGTAGCTTGGCGGAGAATTGCATCTAGAGTTAATCACTTTTCTGAAGAGACAGGATATCGGTATTCCCTTTTTTGCAGTGGGGAGCATTGTATGCGCTTTTTTGTGAGAGAAATCGTAAAACCAATAGAATGTCAGACCTACGACATCAGGTGTTATTACGAAAGAGAAAGGTAcaggaatttttggaaaaatccatcaaataaGGCCCTAACTGAAAGAGCACTTGCGAATTATAACAATAGCGTTGagaattttggtgaattattACATACGACAGAAAAAGATAAATTTAGACATGGTATTTTCGAAAAGTTTCTCAATATTTTCAGCACCTCAATACTTTATTTGGGGGCAATAGAGTTTGCTTCCTTTATGATTATGATGCTGACCTTCATTATCTCGATGATTGCATGGATCATTTTTCATCCATTCGCTACCGCTTAA